A genomic region of Nymphaea colorata isolate Beijing-Zhang1983 chromosome 2, ASM883128v2, whole genome shotgun sequence contains the following coding sequences:
- the LOC116248188 gene encoding BURP domain-containing protein 5-like isoform X7 has translation MDDPSQRKYFGILRSRGCTGGDYDAYKRGTTLDQLEGNSETNFFFLKNNLKPGSKTKKLDFVKKVHLTSGWPTLLPRREAQGFPFSSSKLADILIRFSLDPNSADASIMKHTLEDCEMEANKGETRYCATSLESMVDFAVSQLKTNDLQLLTYSFVNKEEREPKSRVYTVQPGVVELRSSQAVVCHIQSYPYAVFHCHMTINTKSYIVPLVAEEDGIRVSAGAVCHTDTSSWNPNHASMLVLGTKPGTPACHFLSHGHFAFVPNSAS, from the coding sequence ATGGATGATCCTTCCCAGAGGAAGTACTTTGGTATCTTGCGTAGTCGTGGATGTACTGGTGGTGATTACGATGCGTACAAACGTGGAACAACACTAGATCAGCTAGAGGGAAACAGTGAgaccaattttttcttcttgaaaaacAACTTAAAGCCAGGCAGCAAGACCAAAAAGCTGGACTTTGTGAAGAAGGTGCATTTGACCAGCGGCTGGCCAACCCTGCTGCCTCGCAGAGAAGCACAGGGcttccccttctcctcttccaagCTTGCTGACATCCTGATACGCTTCTCCCTGGATCCCAACTCAGCCGATGCATCGATAATGAAGCACACGCTCGAGGATTGCGAGATGGAAGCGAATAAGGGCGAGACTAGATACTGCGCTACATCCTTGGAATCCATGGTCGACTTTGCGGTGTCACAGCTCAAAACAAATGATCTTCAGTTGCTAACCTACTCATTTGTGaacaaggaagaaagagagcCCAAAAGCAGAGTGTACACAGTTCAACCTGGTGTGGTTGAACTGCGCTCCTCACAAGCAGTGGTGTGCCACATTCAGTCATATCCCTATGCAGTGTTTCACTGCCACATGACCATCAACACCAAATcttacattgttccattggttGCTGAGGAAGATGGCATCAGAGTGAGTGCAGGGGCAGTGTGCCACACCGACACCTCTTCGTGGAACCCGAACCATGCCTCTATGCTGGTACTAGGAACCAAGCCAGGAACTCCTGCTTGCCACTTCCTTTCTCATGGTCACTTTGCGTTTGTTCCCAACTCTGCTTCTTAA
- the LOC116248188 gene encoding BURP domain-containing protein 5-like isoform X2, whose translation MANFFPFFLLFLSALMLVGASSSSSTEVSPVGYWNKLLPRTPIPTSLHAFLPKDMDDPSQRKYFGILRSRGCTGGDYDAYKRGTTLDQLEGNSETNFFFLKNNLKPGSKTKKLDFVKKVHLTSGWPTLLPRREAQGFPFSSSKLADILIRFSLDPNSADASIMKHTLEDCEMEANKGETRYCATSLESMVDFAVSQLKTNDLQLLTYSFVNKEEREPKSRVYTVQPGVVELRSSQAVVCHIQSYPYAVFHCHMTINTKSYIVPLVAEEDGIRVSAGAVCHTDTSSWNPNHASMLVLGTKPGTPACHFLSHGHFAFVPNSAS comes from the exons CTTGTAGGTgcgagcagcagcagcagcacggAGGTGAGTCCCGTGGGCTACTGGAATAAACTGTTGCCCAGAACCCCCATTCCCACGTCTCTCCATGCCTTCTTGCCAAAAG ACATGGATGATCCTTCCCAGAGGAAGTACTTTGGTATCTTGCGTAGTCGTGGATGTACTGGTGGTGATTACGATGCGTACAAACGTGGAACAACACTAGATCAGCTAGAGGGAAACAGTGAgaccaattttttcttcttgaaaaacAACTTAAAGCCAGGCAGCAAGACCAAAAAGCTGGACTTTGTGAAGAAGGTGCATTTGACCAGCGGCTGGCCAACCCTGCTGCCTCGCAGAGAAGCACAGGGcttccccttctcctcttccaagCTTGCTGACATCCTGATACGCTTCTCCCTGGATCCCAACTCAGCCGATGCATCGATAATGAAGCACACGCTCGAGGATTGCGAGATGGAAGCGAATAAGGGCGAGACTAGATACTGCGCTACATCCTTGGAATCCATGGTCGACTTTGCGGTGTCACAGCTCAAAACAAATGATCTTCAGTTGCTAACCTACTCATTTGTGaacaaggaagaaagagagcCCAAAAGCAGAGTGTACACAGTTCAACCTGGTGTGGTTGAACTGCGCTCCTCACAAGCAGTGGTGTGCCACATTCAGTCATATCCCTATGCAGTGTTTCACTGCCACATGACCATCAACACCAAATcttacattgttccattggttGCTGAGGAAGATGGCATCAGAGTGAGTGCAGGGGCAGTGTGCCACACCGACACCTCTTCGTGGAACCCGAACCATGCCTCTATGCTGGTACTAGGAACCAAGCCAGGAACTCCTGCTTGCCACTTCCTTTCTCATGGTCACTTTGCGTTTGTTCCCAACTCTGCTTCTTAA
- the LOC116248188 gene encoding BURP domain-containing protein 5-like isoform X1, whose product MANFFPFFLLFLSALMLVGASSSSSTEVSPVGYWNKLLPRTPIPTSLHAFLPKDMDDPSQRKYFGILRSRGCTGGDYDAYKRGTTLDQLEGNSETNFFFLKNNLKPGSKTKKLDFVKKVHLTSGWPTLLPRREAQGFPFSSSKLADILIRFSLDPNSADASIMKHTLEDCEMEANKGETRYCATSLESMVDFAVSQLKTNDLQLLTYSFVNKEEREPKSRVYTVQPGVVELRSSQAVVCHIQSYPYAVFHCHMTINTKSYIVPLVAEEDGIRVSAGAVCHTDTSSWNPNHASMLVLGTKPGTPACHFLSHGHFAFVPNSAS is encoded by the exons ATGGCAaatttcttccccttcttcttgttgttccTCTCTGCTCTTATG CTTGTAGGTgcgagcagcagcagcagcacggAGGTGAGTCCCGTGGGCTACTGGAATAAACTGTTGCCCAGAACCCCCATTCCCACGTCTCTCCATGCCTTCTTGCCAAAAG ACATGGATGATCCTTCCCAGAGGAAGTACTTTGGTATCTTGCGTAGTCGTGGATGTACTGGTGGTGATTACGATGCGTACAAACGTGGAACAACACTAGATCAGCTAGAGGGAAACAGTGAgaccaattttttcttcttgaaaaacAACTTAAAGCCAGGCAGCAAGACCAAAAAGCTGGACTTTGTGAAGAAGGTGCATTTGACCAGCGGCTGGCCAACCCTGCTGCCTCGCAGAGAAGCACAGGGcttccccttctcctcttccaagCTTGCTGACATCCTGATACGCTTCTCCCTGGATCCCAACTCAGCCGATGCATCGATAATGAAGCACACGCTCGAGGATTGCGAGATGGAAGCGAATAAGGGCGAGACTAGATACTGCGCTACATCCTTGGAATCCATGGTCGACTTTGCGGTGTCACAGCTCAAAACAAATGATCTTCAGTTGCTAACCTACTCATTTGTGaacaaggaagaaagagagcCCAAAAGCAGAGTGTACACAGTTCAACCTGGTGTGGTTGAACTGCGCTCCTCACAAGCAGTGGTGTGCCACATTCAGTCATATCCCTATGCAGTGTTTCACTGCCACATGACCATCAACACCAAATcttacattgttccattggttGCTGAGGAAGATGGCATCAGAGTGAGTGCAGGGGCAGTGTGCCACACCGACACCTCTTCGTGGAACCCGAACCATGCCTCTATGCTGGTACTAGGAACCAAGCCAGGAACTCCTGCTTGCCACTTCCTTTCTCATGGTCACTTTGCGTTTGTTCCCAACTCTGCTTCTTAA
- the LOC116248188 gene encoding BURP domain-containing protein 5-like isoform X6, whose amino-acid sequence MSPVGYWNKLLPRTPIPTSLHAFLPKDIDDPTQRKYAGSMKFCLVYHKYKLGTTLDQLKGDREINFLFLEGNLKPGSKTKKLDFVKKLQETSGWPTLLPRREAQGFPFSSSKLADILKRFSLNPNSADASIVKHTLEDCEMEPNKGETRYCATSLESMVDFAVSQLKTNDLQLLTYSFVNKEEREPQSRAYTVQPGVVELPSSQAVVCHIQSYPYAVFHCHKPVNTKSYIVPLVAEEDGSRVSAGAVCHTDTSSWNPNHASMLALGIKPGTPVCHFLSHGHFVFAPNSAS is encoded by the coding sequence GACATCGATGATCCTACCCAGAGGAAGTATGCTGGCAGCATGAAATTTTGCCTTGTTTACCATAAGTACAAACTTGGGACGACACTCGATCAGCTAAAGGGAGACCGTGAGATTAATTTCCTCTTCTTGGAAGGGAACTTAAAGCCAGGCAGCAAGACTAAGAAGCTGGACTTCGTGAAAAAGTTGCAGGAGACCAGCGGCTGGCCAACCCTTCTGCCCCGCAGAGAAGCACAGGGcttccccttctcctcttccaagCTTGCAGACATCCTGAAACGCTTCTCCCTGAACCCCAACTCAGCCGATGCATCAATAGTGAAGCACACGCTCGAGGATTGCGAGATGGAACCGAATAAGGGCGAAACTAGATACTGCGCTACATCCTTGGAATCCATGGTCGACTTTGCGGTGTCACAGCTCAAAACAAATGATCTTCAGTTGCTAACCTACTCATTTGTGaacaaggaagaaagagaaccCCAGAGCAGAGCGTACACAGTTCAACCTGGTGTGGTTGAACTGCCCTCCTCGCAAGCGGTGGTGTGCCACATTCAGTCATATCCCTATGCAGTGTTCCACTGCCACAAGCCTGTCAACACCAAATcttacattgttccattggttGCTGAGGAAGATGGCAGCAGAGTGAGTGCAGGGGCTGTGTGCCACACCGACACCTCTTCGTGGAACCCGAACCATGCCTCGATGCTGGCACTAGGAATCAAGCCGGGAACTCCTGTTTGCCACTTCCTTTCTCATGGTCACTTTGTGTTTGCTCCTAACTCTGCTTCTTAA